In a genomic window of Flavobacteriales bacterium:
- a CDS encoding glycosyltransferase, producing the protein MSKLAVVTVCRNDRSGLERTLASLSEQGWQGFAHHVVDGASSDGSLELIREQAARFTTWVSEPDGGVYDAQNKGWRAATAEFVLFLNSGDTLAAPDALERALPSLNAAVDIAYGDAHLSDDRGPYATKHHPFPIRSPWLMKQVVAHQSQFIRRSLLERMGGYDTQYRIAADYALFARAFWQGGLRLVKLPFVVGVFDTRGLSSRNDQVERFAWERKDIQRRFAPRFWYLAYHGWAAFNRMIGR; encoded by the coding sequence ATGAGCAAGCTCGCCGTCGTCACCGTGTGCCGCAATGATCGCTCTGGGCTGGAGCGAACGCTGGCCAGTCTGAGCGAGCAGGGCTGGCAAGGCTTCGCGCATCATGTGGTTGATGGGGCCAGCAGCGATGGCAGCCTTGAGCTGATACGCGAGCAAGCCGCGCGTTTCACCACGTGGGTGAGCGAACCGGACGGTGGCGTGTACGATGCCCAGAACAAGGGTTGGCGGGCCGCCACAGCGGAGTTCGTGCTCTTCCTGAACAGCGGCGACACCCTCGCGGCACCGGATGCGCTCGAGCGTGCATTGCCTTCGTTGAATGCTGCCGTGGACATCGCCTACGGCGACGCTCATTTGAGCGATGATCGAGGGCCGTACGCGACCAAGCATCATCCTTTCCCCATCCGCAGCCCTTGGCTCATGAAGCAAGTGGTGGCGCACCAATCGCAGTTCATCCGCAGGTCGCTGCTCGAGCGCATGGGAGGGTACGATACCCAGTATCGCATCGCTGCGGACTACGCGCTCTTCGCGCGGGCCTTCTGGCAGGGCGGTTTGCGTCTGGTGAAGCTGCCCTTCGTCGTTGGCGTCTTCGATACCCGAGGCCTCAGCTCGCGAAATGATCAGGTGGAGCGCTTCGCATGGGAGCGCAAGGACATCCAGCGGCGGTTCGCCCCGCGCTTCTGGTACTTGGCCTACCACGGCTGGGCGGCCTTCAATCGCATGATCGGCCGATGA
- a CDS encoding glycosyltransferase family 2 protein, producing the protein MSSTPEVSIIIAARDYGEHLPTALASVSAQTLQDWECIIVDDASGDETPRIVAEAVAKDRRFRSIRLDANVGVSAARNRGIAAAQGRYVQFLDADDAIAPEKLARQAALLDMDADAAIVCSNFTHFTAAPDFTKPGEYRADEKLHGSGYAVVHRLLKGNVIRLNTALVRATAVRSVGGFREQFRAVEDWHLWLMLAGMGHRFAFLDDAACHSAVRVNPRGLSKDGPGMRRWYLPVLQDLWAHGCLSFILRMEVLVRYADFLLELRLIKREPAILLPLRRNAFLLQLVPITLALCPFWLVARPFRR; encoded by the coding sequence ATGAGCAGCACGCCCGAAGTCTCTATCATCATCGCAGCGCGCGATTACGGCGAGCACCTGCCAACGGCATTGGCCTCCGTATCCGCGCAGACCCTTCAGGATTGGGAGTGCATCATCGTCGATGACGCCAGCGGCGATGAGACGCCGCGCATCGTTGCTGAGGCGGTCGCGAAGGACCGGCGATTCCGGAGCATCCGGTTGGATGCGAACGTCGGCGTCTCGGCAGCGCGCAACCGGGGCATCGCCGCAGCACAGGGCCGTTATGTGCAGTTCCTCGATGCCGACGACGCCATCGCGCCGGAGAAGCTCGCCCGGCAGGCAGCGCTCCTGGATATGGATGCCGATGCAGCGATCGTGTGCTCGAACTTCACGCATTTCACCGCTGCTCCGGATTTCACGAAGCCGGGTGAGTACAGGGCCGATGAGAAGCTGCATGGATCAGGCTATGCGGTCGTCCATCGCCTCTTGAAAGGCAATGTGATCCGACTGAACACGGCGCTCGTCCGCGCCACCGCAGTCCGATCCGTGGGCGGATTCCGGGAGCAGTTCCGCGCAGTCGAGGACTGGCACTTGTGGCTCATGCTTGCTGGCATGGGCCATCGCTTCGCGTTCCTCGACGATGCGGCATGCCATTCTGCCGTTCGCGTGAACCCGCGCGGATTGAGCAAGGATGGACCGGGGATGCGGCGCTGGTATCTGCCCGTGCTGCAGGACCTCTGGGCCCATGGCTGCCTCAGCTTCATCTTGCGCATGGAGGTCCTGGTCCGCTACGCGGATTTCCTCCTCGAGCTGCGGTTGATCAAGCGTGAACCGGCGATCCTGCTCCCGCTCCGGCGCAACGCCTTCCTTCTGCAACTTGTGCCCATCACCTTGGCGCTATGCCCATTTTGGTTGGTCGCGCGACCTTTCCGCCGATGA
- a CDS encoding glycosyltransferase family 4 protein → MTTFAAVHNAPRIAFLTTTDPHDRRSWSGIHAVMLDELQRRFEDVLTVGPFDGGAALLGGRLLNRALLAATGKRFDYAHGDRLVRHYAPMVKERLRRAHADLVIAPAATALLAGPDLGMPFIFLSDTTLANMLDYYEPYSALSSWSKRQSLRNESAAIQRSAFAVFPSDWAASSAVRDHGARPEQVAVVPFGANFKTVPSVAIAHGERPSGELRLLFLGVDWERKGGPLVLETVLQLRSAGVPVRLTIAGVVPPIEASEHIDVIPFIDKNTPDGERRIQALMLSHHFLFVPSRAECYGIVFCEAAACGLPSIARRTGGIAGALVDGVNGRLLPSDAPAADYAEVIRSLWADQSAYSDLQRSARRLFETTHNWKHWGDRMEELIASALR, encoded by the coding sequence TTGACCACCTTCGCCGCCGTGCACAACGCTCCGCGCATCGCCTTCCTCACAACCACCGACCCTCATGATCGGCGGAGCTGGTCGGGCATCCACGCCGTGATGCTCGATGAGCTGCAGCGCCGCTTCGAGGACGTGTTGACCGTTGGGCCTTTTGATGGCGGTGCGGCGCTGCTGGGCGGGCGCCTGTTGAACCGAGCCCTGCTCGCAGCAACCGGAAAGCGCTTTGACTATGCCCATGGCGATCGGCTCGTGCGCCATTATGCTCCGATGGTGAAGGAGCGTCTCCGCCGTGCCCATGCGGACCTGGTGATCGCGCCAGCGGCCACGGCCTTGCTCGCTGGACCCGACCTGGGCATGCCATTCATTTTCCTTTCGGATACCACGCTGGCGAACATGCTCGACTATTACGAGCCGTACTCAGCGCTCTCGAGCTGGTCAAAGCGGCAGAGCCTGCGCAATGAGAGCGCGGCCATCCAGCGCTCCGCCTTCGCCGTGTTCCCTTCAGATTGGGCGGCATCCTCTGCGGTGCGCGACCATGGCGCGCGGCCAGAGCAGGTCGCAGTAGTGCCATTCGGGGCGAACTTCAAGACGGTCCCAAGCGTGGCAATAGCTCACGGGGAAAGGCCCTCGGGCGAATTGCGGCTGCTTTTCCTCGGTGTCGATTGGGAACGAAAGGGCGGTCCGTTGGTGCTGGAGACCGTTTTGCAGCTCCGGTCCGCAGGGGTGCCCGTTCGCCTCACCATCGCCGGTGTCGTCCCGCCCATCGAAGCATCGGAGCACATCGACGTGATCCCCTTCATCGACAAGAACACACCGGATGGCGAGCGGAGGATCCAGGCGCTGATGCTGAGCCACCATTTCCTGTTCGTGCCCTCGCGCGCGGAGTGCTACGGCATCGTGTTCTGCGAGGCGGCTGCGTGCGGATTGCCTTCCATCGCGCGGCGCACCGGAGGAATCGCCGGCGCTTTGGTCGATGGCGTGAATGGTCGCTTGCTGCCTTCGGATGCTCCGGCGGCGGACTACGCGGAAGTGATACGCTCCCTGTGGGCCGACCAAAGCGCATACAGCGACCTGCAACGATCCGCCCGCCGACTCTTCGAGACCACCCACAACTGGAAGCACTGGGGCGATCGCATGGAAGAGCTCATCGCTTCGGCGCTTCGCTGA
- a CDS encoding glycosyltransferase family 2 protein, producing MQRPLVSIIIVSCNTRSVLRACLGSIRAHAGIPCSVIVVDNASTDGSGAMVQAEFPEVNLMEQPENLGFSPANNLGIALASGEWIILLNPDTELRPGALAAWLAAHQAHGAGISGPRLLNTDGSLQPSAWKVPGLSSAFQELIGLQRLVGGHGYAASRFATDFEPGFVSGAAMLFHRDWIARVGVLDPVLFWCEDTDLCMRFTAAGGSCWFISGADIMHVGGESAKRNPNRAIPNQLLSRIKLAKKHRGRVIAGLVAVVIGLHIVTRIMAFGVISLLREEPRANAYRHAWTRYWNYLIRGDLSI from the coding sequence ATGCAACGGCCACTGGTCAGCATCATCATCGTCAGCTGCAACACCCGCTCGGTGCTGCGCGCCTGCCTGGGATCCATCAGGGCCCATGCGGGCATACCGTGCTCCGTGATCGTGGTGGACAACGCAAGCACCGATGGCAGCGGCGCCATGGTGCAAGCAGAGTTCCCGGAGGTGAACTTGATGGAGCAGCCGGAGAACCTCGGCTTCTCACCAGCGAACAACCTGGGCATCGCGCTGGCGAGCGGCGAATGGATCATCCTGTTGAATCCCGACACCGAGCTGCGGCCCGGCGCGCTTGCGGCATGGCTCGCGGCACATCAGGCGCATGGCGCAGGCATCAGCGGTCCCCGCCTTCTGAACACCGATGGCAGCTTGCAGCCCTCCGCGTGGAAGGTGCCCGGGTTGAGCAGCGCATTCCAGGAACTCATCGGTCTGCAGCGTCTGGTCGGCGGGCACGGCTATGCAGCAAGTCGGTTCGCGACGGACTTCGAGCCCGGCTTCGTTTCCGGCGCCGCCATGCTCTTCCACCGGGATTGGATCGCGCGGGTCGGCGTGTTGGACCCCGTGCTGTTCTGGTGCGAGGATACCGACCTCTGCATGCGCTTCACTGCTGCGGGCGGATCGTGCTGGTTCATCTCTGGCGCGGACATCATGCACGTCGGCGGCGAGAGCGCCAAGCGCAACCCGAATCGTGCGATACCCAACCAGTTGCTGAGCCGCATCAAGCTCGCGAAGAAGCACCGCGGCAGGGTGATCGCGGGGCTCGTGGCTGTGGTCATCGGCTTGCACATCGTCACGCGCATCATGGCCTTCGGCGTGATCAGCCTGTTGCGCGAGGAGCCTCGTGCCAATGCCTATCGGCATGCTTGGACCCGTTACTGGAACTATCTCATCCGCGGCGATCTTTCGATCTAG
- a CDS encoding O-antigen ligase family protein: MQSSSITLRNAATWAVLLVCALLPMSGAWLPVPLAIAIVLLLVAAWRERPSINWRVLWPLGALYALHLIGMLWTDDFDFGLFDLQVKLGLVLLPIAAAAFMVMQPMGMHGAMGAFTFGNLTAMTLSLIEAWRCQALGGEGCFSQSALSFDLHPSYAAWYACWSVAYTGHRLVSGEAMKPIERWWWIASMAALSAFVVLLASKSGVIGLAFVAVWLGARVVMRYGAAVRIAVFAAACLIALAAMRGGSVVMARMQAAMDAVQLARDGDPVIYSSEGGSEMRLVAWICSTERIAKDPMGTGTGDIKHALAECYAAKGATPALERKLNSHSQFLQGGVALGWPGLLLTLATAFVPLAFALRRGDALLSLFALLFLLNAAVESVLEVQAGVVFYALMLGLLVARGTAHAHLAGRTDPTKPE; the protein is encoded by the coding sequence ATGCAATCATCCTCCATCACCCTCCGCAACGCCGCTACCTGGGCCGTGCTCCTGGTATGCGCGCTATTGCCAATGAGCGGCGCCTGGCTCCCCGTTCCATTGGCGATCGCCATCGTGCTGCTGCTCGTGGCGGCTTGGCGGGAGCGGCCCTCGATCAACTGGCGCGTGCTCTGGCCGCTCGGCGCCCTGTACGCCCTGCACCTCATCGGCATGCTGTGGACGGACGACTTCGATTTCGGCCTCTTCGACCTGCAAGTGAAGCTTGGGCTCGTGCTGCTGCCGATCGCTGCTGCGGCTTTCATGGTGATGCAACCAATGGGCATGCACGGCGCCATGGGCGCTTTCACCTTCGGCAACCTGACGGCGATGACCTTAAGCTTGATCGAAGCGTGGCGTTGTCAGGCCCTTGGCGGCGAGGGTTGCTTCAGCCAGAGCGCGCTCTCCTTCGACCTGCATCCGAGCTACGCCGCATGGTACGCCTGCTGGTCGGTGGCCTATACGGGCCATCGGCTGGTGAGCGGTGAAGCGATGAAGCCGATCGAACGATGGTGGTGGATCGCGAGCATGGCGGCCCTTTCGGCCTTCGTGGTGCTGTTGGCCAGCAAGAGCGGCGTGATCGGACTGGCATTCGTAGCCGTTTGGCTGGGCGCGCGTGTGGTCATGCGGTATGGCGCGGCTGTGAGGATCGCTGTTTTCGCAGCCGCTTGCCTGATCGCGCTGGCCGCGATGCGCGGGGGAAGCGTGGTGATGGCCCGCATGCAAGCGGCCATGGATGCGGTTCAACTGGCGCGTGACGGCGATCCGGTCATCTACAGCAGCGAGGGCGGGAGCGAGATGCGCTTGGTGGCCTGGATCTGCAGCACGGAGCGGATCGCGAAGGACCCCATGGGCACTGGCACCGGCGACATCAAGCATGCGCTCGCCGAATGCTATGCGGCCAAGGGCGCAACCCCTGCTCTCGAGCGTAAGCTCAACAGCCACTCGCAATTCCTGCAAGGCGGCGTGGCCCTGGGCTGGCCGGGGCTGCTGCTCACCTTGGCTACAGCGTTCGTGCCTTTGGCCTTCGCCCTTCGCCGCGGGGATGCGCTCCTGTCGCTCTTCGCCCTGCTCTTCCTGCTGAATGCGGCGGTGGAATCAGTGCTGGAAGTACAGGCGGGCGTGGTCTTCTATGCGCTGATGCTTGGACTGCTCGTCGCTCGGGGCACCGCGCATGCGCATCTTGCGGGGCGAACCGATCCAACCAAGCCCGAATGA
- a CDS encoding DegT/DnrJ/EryC1/StrS family aminotransferase → MIPFSPPRIDDRTVKAVEEALRSGWITTGPRTKEFEKRLAAYCGVERVIALNSWTNACELVLRWFGIGPGDEVIVPAYTYCATANIVMHVGAKPVLVDVLDDFTIDPEAVKRAMSPRTKCIIPVDIGGLPARIGEIMKIAEDATGLFTPKLNLRTDGTNPQMRLGRALVLSDAAHSFGARIAGKSLGTQADITGFSFHAVKNLTTAEGGALAFNLPEPFAADELYAFFNTFSLHGQSKDALAKTQPGAWRYDVAFPGYKCNMTDLQAAIGLVELERYDAETLPRRKSICARYHAAFSSDPRFIVPVLRDEQRESSYHLYMLRIAQASEEQRDAIITAIAKHGVSVNVHFIPLPLLSFYKAQGHAIDRFPGTYAQYSREVSLPVYFDLSDAQVDEVAAAVKGAVAAVMTA, encoded by the coding sequence ATGATCCCATTCTCGCCCCCGCGCATCGACGACCGCACCGTGAAGGCGGTGGAAGAAGCCCTCCGTAGCGGCTGGATCACCACCGGGCCGCGCACCAAGGAATTCGAGAAGCGCTTGGCCGCCTATTGCGGCGTGGAGCGCGTGATCGCCCTGAACAGCTGGACCAACGCCTGTGAGCTGGTGCTGCGCTGGTTCGGCATCGGCCCCGGCGATGAGGTGATCGTGCCGGCCTACACCTACTGCGCCACCGCGAACATCGTGATGCATGTGGGCGCCAAGCCCGTGCTGGTGGATGTGCTCGACGACTTCACCATCGACCCCGAGGCGGTGAAGCGCGCCATGAGCCCGCGCACCAAGTGCATCATCCCGGTGGACATCGGCGGACTGCCCGCGCGCATCGGCGAGATCATGAAGATCGCCGAGGACGCCACGGGCCTCTTCACCCCGAAGCTGAACCTGCGCACCGATGGCACCAATCCGCAGATGCGGCTGGGCCGGGCGCTGGTGCTGAGCGACGCCGCGCACTCCTTCGGCGCCCGCATCGCCGGCAAGTCCTTAGGCACGCAGGCCGATATCACCGGCTTCAGCTTCCACGCCGTGAAGAACCTCACCACGGCCGAGGGCGGCGCGCTCGCCTTCAACCTGCCTGAGCCCTTTGCGGCCGACGAGCTCTATGCCTTCTTCAACACCTTCAGCCTGCACGGCCAGAGCAAGGATGCCCTGGCCAAGACGCAGCCCGGCGCCTGGCGCTACGATGTGGCCTTCCCCGGCTACAAGTGCAACATGACCGATCTGCAGGCCGCCATCGGACTGGTTGAGCTGGAGCGCTATGATGCGGAGACGCTCCCCCGCCGCAAGTCCATCTGCGCCCGTTACCACGCCGCTTTCAGCAGCGATCCGCGCTTCATCGTGCCCGTGCTGCGCGATGAGCAGCGCGAGAGCAGCTATCACTTGTACATGCTGCGCATCGCCCAGGCCTCGGAAGAGCAGCGCGACGCCATCATCACCGCCATCGCCAAGCACGGGGTGAGCGTGAACGTGCATTTCATCCCGCTGCCGTTGCTCTCCTTCTACAAGGCGCAAGGGCACGCCATCGACCGATTCCCGGGCACCTACGCGCAATACAGCCGCGAGGTCAGCCTGCCGGTGTACTTCGACCTCTCCGATGCCCAGGTGGATGAAGTGGCGGCTGCCGTGAAGGGTGCGGTGGCAGCGGTGATGACGGCGTAG
- a CDS encoding LamG domain-containing protein: protein MRNANFVWALAMQLGAQAQGPLFHWPLDESTGNVAHAWGGTNGTLVGGVTWSPTGGHHQGCAHFDGVDDRILLGPCDITTGNGAFSLSLWAKADFITGMDRTLMAKSTGPNASDQVWGVAFVSGSGLRFRMRAAGNSYAINTGPSSLFGGQWYHIVGTYDGAQMRLYLNGSLMGSANASGLIGLHPQSPASIGALSTGAQPFSGWIDDVRIYDQALSAAEVMELLMEQMTTSITRAPSPAVADGAVNVPAGMHRITIHDQLGRLLHETSAQGPAMLPLPADALGLLLIGIEGQDGRTTARTVLP, encoded by the coding sequence ATGAGGAATGCGAACTTCGTATGGGCCTTAGCCATGCAACTGGGCGCACAGGCCCAAGGCCCCCTCTTCCATTGGCCGCTCGACGAGAGTACTGGCAACGTGGCGCACGCCTGGGGCGGCACCAATGGCACGCTCGTGGGCGGTGTCACCTGGTCACCCACGGGCGGCCACCATCAGGGCTGCGCGCACTTCGATGGGGTCGATGATCGCATCCTGCTCGGCCCTTGCGACATCACCACCGGCAATGGCGCCTTCTCGCTCTCGCTTTGGGCCAAGGCCGATTTCATCACCGGGATGGACCGCACGCTGATGGCTAAATCAACAGGTCCGAATGCAAGCGATCAGGTCTGGGGCGTCGCCTTCGTGAGCGGCAGCGGACTGCGCTTCCGGATGCGTGCTGCGGGCAACAGCTACGCGATCAACACGGGGCCGAGCTCGCTTTTCGGCGGGCAGTGGTACCACATCGTGGGCACTTATGATGGCGCGCAGATGCGGCTCTACCTCAATGGCAGCCTCATGGGCTCCGCCAATGCGAGCGGGTTGATCGGCCTTCATCCGCAATCACCGGCATCCATCGGCGCGCTGAGCACCGGAGCGCAACCCTTCTCCGGATGGATCGACGACGTGCGCATCTACGACCAGGCGCTCAGCGCAGCGGAGGTCATGGAGCTCTTGATGGAGCAGATGACCACCTCGATCACGAGAGCACCTTCACCCGCCGTGGCTGATGGCGCGGTGAACGTGCCTGCCGGCATGCACCGGATCACGATCCACGACCAGCTGGGCCGACTGCTGCACGAAACCAGCGCACAAGGCCCTGCAATGCTGCCCTTGCCGGCCGATGCACTTGGCTTGCTGCTGATCGGCATCGAGGGCCAGGATGGCCGCACCACCGCGCGCACGGTCCTCCCCTGA
- a CDS encoding MBL fold metallo-hydrolase yields MPAVSLEFLGTGTSQGVPVVGCACAVCRSTDARDRRLRASALLRVDGRALLIDAGPDLRQQLLRARVDHLDAVLLTHEHMDHIGGIDDLRALNYRMKRPMDIHASTHTLSALQSTFAYAFAADRYPGVPELHLHPITGRAFEAGGVAIEKIEVMHYRMPVLGFRIGGLAYITDAKTIDAEEVERLRGIDTLVLNALRIEEHVSHLNLKEALAMVERIAPKRAYFTHISHLLGRHDDVSRGLPGNVALAYDGLRVDVEA; encoded by the coding sequence ATGCCTGCGGTCTCGTTGGAATTCTTGGGCACCGGCACCAGCCAAGGCGTGCCGGTGGTCGGCTGCGCGTGCGCCGTTTGCCGGAGCACCGATGCGCGTGACCGTCGGCTCCGCGCGTCGGCCCTGTTGCGCGTCGATGGACGCGCGCTGCTGATCGATGCCGGCCCCGACCTGCGGCAGCAATTGCTGCGCGCTCGGGTGGATCACCTCGATGCCGTGCTGCTCACCCACGAGCACATGGACCACATCGGCGGCATCGACGACCTGCGGGCGCTGAACTACCGCATGAAGCGGCCCATGGACATCCATGCCAGCACACATACGCTCTCAGCGCTCCAGAGCACGTTCGCATACGCCTTCGCTGCTGATCGCTACCCCGGCGTGCCCGAGCTGCACCTGCATCCGATCACAGGTCGCGCGTTCGAGGCAGGCGGCGTGGCGATCGAGAAGATCGAGGTGATGCACTACCGCATGCCGGTGCTCGGCTTCCGCATCGGCGGCCTGGCCTACATCACCGATGCGAAGACCATCGACGCCGAGGAAGTGGAGCGGCTCCGGGGCATCGACACGCTCGTGCTCAACGCGCTGCGCATCGAGGAGCATGTTTCGCACCTCAACCTGAAGGAAGCGCTGGCGATGGTGGAGCGCATCGCTCCGAAGCGCGCCTACTTCACGCACATCAGCCACCTGCTCGGACGGCACGATGACGTCTCTCGCGGCTTGCCCGGGAACGTGGCCCTGGCCTACGATGGGCTGCGCGTGGATGTGGAGGCCTGA
- the prmA gene encoding 50S ribosomal protein L11 methyltransferase yields MPHTQLTFLISPPDPWRDLLMAELADIGFESFEEGFTDPKGASGELRAWIRSDRFSEARLRELLSLRDPHATVTWDAEVIADRNWNAVWESSFRPVEVDGAVRIRADFHESKPGFMHELIITPRMAFGTGHHATTRMMVQAMLALEWQGKAVCDLGCGTGVLAILAERMGAEQVLAIDNDPGAVENARQNSGLNGCARITVEKGDASSLQGLRFDAILANIERNILLEAMPQMSDALKPGGALFLSGFVPGDRHMLAQRAKECGLVLAERLQEGEWALLGCRKP; encoded by the coding sequence GTGCCTCACACCCAACTCACCTTCCTCATCTCACCGCCGGATCCCTGGCGCGACCTGCTCATGGCGGAGCTCGCGGACATCGGCTTCGAGAGCTTTGAAGAAGGCTTCACGGACCCCAAGGGCGCCAGCGGTGAATTGAGGGCGTGGATCCGCAGCGACCGTTTCTCCGAAGCGAGGCTGCGCGAGCTCCTGAGCCTCCGTGATCCGCACGCCACCGTGACCTGGGATGCAGAAGTGATCGCCGACCGCAATTGGAACGCGGTGTGGGAGAGCAGCTTCCGACCCGTGGAGGTCGATGGCGCTGTGCGGATCCGCGCGGATTTCCACGAGAGCAAGCCCGGCTTCATGCATGAGTTGATCATCACGCCGCGCATGGCCTTCGGCACTGGTCACCACGCCACCACCCGCATGATGGTGCAGGCGATGCTGGCGCTTGAATGGCAGGGAAAGGCGGTGTGCGATCTCGGATGCGGTACCGGTGTCCTGGCCATCCTGGCCGAGCGCATGGGCGCGGAACAGGTTCTGGCCATCGACAACGACCCCGGCGCGGTGGAGAATGCCCGGCAGAATAGCGGGCTGAACGGTTGTGCCCGCATCACTGTGGAAAAGGGCGACGCCTCCTCGTTGCAGGGCCTGCGCTTCGATGCAATTTTGGCCAACATCGAACGCAACATCCTCCTCGAAGCCATGCCGCAGATGAGCGACGCGCTCAAGCCAGGCGGAGCACTGTTCCTCAGCGGCTTCGTGCCCGGCGACCGCCACATGCTGGCGCAACGCGCGAAAGAGTGCGGCCTGGTGCTTGCCGAGCGCTTGCAGGAAGGGGAGTGGGCGTTGCTCGGATGCCGGAAACCATGA
- a CDS encoding triose-phosphate isomerase — translation MRTIVAGNWKMNTDRVSAEALVSAVVEHAGGIAPEVEVIIAPPFPFLAMAVAKCEGTRIIVAAQNCHQAEKGAYTGEVSATMLKSFGVKACIVGHSERRQYFGESDAVIGEKAAALLTQGLTPIFCCGENQEERTSGRHFDVVTEQMKGALARFSNAELARIVIAYEPVWAIGTGLTASKEQAQEMHAHIRALLHMHGAPVAERVPILYGGSCNPTNADSLFAQPDVNGGLIGGASLVEEQFLELIRIAGRSTKG, via the coding sequence ATGCGCACCATCGTAGCGGGCAATTGGAAGATGAACACGGACCGAGTGAGCGCTGAGGCGCTGGTATCGGCCGTGGTGGAACATGCAGGTGGCATCGCTCCCGAGGTGGAGGTGATCATCGCGCCGCCTTTCCCGTTTTTAGCCATGGCTGTCGCGAAATGCGAAGGCACCCGCATCATCGTTGCCGCGCAGAATTGCCATCAAGCGGAGAAGGGCGCTTACACGGGCGAGGTGAGCGCCACCATGCTGAAGAGCTTTGGCGTGAAAGCCTGCATCGTAGGGCATAGCGAGCGCAGGCAGTACTTCGGCGAAAGCGACGCGGTGATCGGGGAAAAGGCGGCCGCGCTGCTCACGCAGGGCCTCACGCCGATCTTCTGCTGCGGCGAGAATCAGGAGGAGCGGACCAGCGGGCGCCATTTCGATGTGGTCACCGAGCAGATGAAGGGAGCCTTGGCGCGGTTCAGCAATGCCGAGCTGGCGCGGATCGTGATCGCCTATGAGCCGGTATGGGCCATCGGCACCGGGCTCACCGCCAGCAAAGAGCAGGCGCAGGAGATGCATGCGCACATCCGCGCGCTGCTGCACATGCACGGCGCCCCGGTAGCCGAGCGCGTGCCCATCCTCTATGGCGGCAGCTGCAACCCGACCAATGCGGACAGCCTCTTCGCGCAGCCCGATGTGAATGGCGGCCTGATCGGCGGCGCATCGCTCGTGGAGGAGCAGTTCCTGGAGCTGATCCGGATCGCTGGTCGATCGACGAAGGGCTGA